TAGTGATATGGCCCGATCGTAAATCCGTCCTGTTGCggttgttgtgtttttatttttgtcttcaTTTGCTCGCccttctttttcaatttttcttcaTCGTTAAAATTTTTAGTCGTATTCGGGAAATAATTTCCCACGTCAAATTTCGCATTAAACAAGTTTGATTTCTCCATCATTTGATGAATGTTCATCGCATTCATAGCTTCATCTTCAATCGGTTTTACAAAGATATTCTTGTAATCCTTTACGTTATCGTGTTCGGGAAAAATTATTTTCGTGGAAGCTTTTACTTTAGCCTCTGTCTGATAATTTCCTATCGATACGTCCGAacctgatatattttttttgtacctcAGGTAGGTTCCAAGGTCGTAACTAGCCGCACGCCGCATGTGCTGTGTTGGTAGTTTCGTTTTCCTTTCCTGATCAGATAGTGGGTATTCGGGAACTATTTCCTCAGAAAATATGCGTCTTAAACTTTTGTCTCGATGTACCACATCATAAGGAGCTGTGTTAAGCGAGTAAGCTTTCCTTTGAGAATATTTATATTGCAACATTTGCTGATTATTAGAATAACGTCCTGGAGGAAGTGCAATACGGCTTTTGTTTTGCATATTTGTGCCGTCTGGTATAACTCCACCCTGGGTTTCTTGTAGTCGTCGTAACGGACTTGTTTGTGAACTACTGATTGGGCTGTTATTAAGTGTGCTGTTCGGACTGTCCGAAAAGCTTTCACGTGAGCTGTTCTGCAAACTACCATGCGAATCTTTGTACAAATAAGAAATGTGTGTTCCTTGATCTTCATTGAAACTTAAAGCTTTCGTGAATCCCAGGGGAAAGCTGGAAGCCCTGGGTGCATACTCTTGATATAAATCATGATCGATATCTAGACTTTTACTTTTATGCATCCCAGGGTGCACATCAAGGCTCCTGCTTTTAAGCATGATGTGTGATTTTTCAGGAACTGGACTATATGCACGATACTGCGGAGCTTCATACCTATTTGCATGTGTCACGTGATCTTTTCTCATATGTGAGAATCTTTCTTCAGTTATAACGGAATTTTTAGGAAGTTCAATATTTGCTGAGTCATCAATATTTCGTTGACGGTGAATTGATCTTCTTCGTTGTTCGGATGATTTTTTTCTGACGGAGCTACTGGAGGTGATAACACTGGTTTGTTGAAATTTGGGCGTCGAAACTTCAGGTGAATTCGTCACCGATGAGTCGGCAGGTAAAATCGTCGTTATTCTGTTGTCGTTTACGGCATCGGGATCAGCACTCATAATCATTTGCTCGAAAGACTCTTTTGAAACGATGTGTGGGAATGACTTTTTCTTGTTCAGTTCGTTTTTTCTGTCATTCGTCGACTCAAATTTCAATTTGTCGTACTCTTTAATAATTTCTTCCAAATTCATCTCTTCACCTCTAAAAATATACATAGGTTAAGGacacaaaataaataagaatatttaaaaactgatatagcgcattgtgaagttCTTATCTTTATGTttactttttaacaaaataatcaTTTGACTAGTTATCAGACACGTCTTTTACACGCTTCTTTGTAAATACACTTTTCGGtgttaagaatgttctaaggaAAGACTAATCGTACTCGAGTAGTGAAATCAAACTGAAATCGCTCCCGAATATACAGTAGCCTTTCGCGATAACGAACCCCCGATAGAGCGTACATCTTTATATCACGAGCCAAAGTCTGTTCTTCTTGTATTTaaccttaataaactcttatcaGTTTGttttaaactagtcgttagcccgtggaaaaatccacgggttcgcccgtcctttttataccgcattgcgtgcgtctcgctacctgcgcagctaagctaccattttgcgtgacagacagacggacagacgtatacgggtattataatatagactagtcgttgcccgtggaaaaatccacgggttcgcccgtcctttatatttacctgtcgcaacaaagtggacaaaaatatatcgcatttggtatttttGCGCAttctaaaaatttcgtgtttccgttacgggacgcggctctcgcggacacacagacagacagacgacggttattattaaaaagactagtcgttgcccgtggaaaaatccacgggttcgcccgtcctttgaatttacccgtggcaacaaagtggataagaatatatcgcatttgatattcgtgtttccgtaacatcattttctaacttagcgggggtccgcgcagagacagacagacgacggctattattatagagataacaaACTTTCAATGTAGCCAACTCTCGCTTTACGAACTATATTTCTTATCCCATTAAACTCGCCAAATTTATTGAAGTTTTGTGCATCTGTGGCGCCAATATTATGTTTTATAACCAAAACAATGTGATACCAAACCAAATCGAATAGTTCGAATCATAGTAACATTGGAATTCGCGTTCGAATCTGCAGTAGAAGATCAACAAaccaaatttcttttaaagtgcTCTCTGTCTTATGAGGAGAGCAGTGGTAGTTACAAATACTTAAGGGgggttttcacgaagcgaattgagcggcgaattcgacggcgaattgtatctgagcatgcgcagttcgatgcaaaatcaaaacaaacaaaacagtcTGGAGTTATTGTGATAAAACTGGACAAAAGgaagcaaaaataattgctccAAACCACCGTATGACGTAATAGCTACGTAAGACAAGGTGTTAGATTGAGATTCAACATGTTCATCCGtttaagaaaatatttggatttcaatttataaataaacaaccTAGCCTCCATTCTTCTGTTCGGATAACCCCTGCCTACAATTTTTATCTTTTGCATGCAGACTATACAGATATAATATTCCCATGCATCCTCCTTTTCTTAACACATGGATATTGTGTTGAAGGCAAGAAGAGAAACGAAACAAGAAATCTATCAACATTTTGGTTTACTTCCTATAAAGACAGAGAACAAtagcaacgacaacaacaacaacaacaacaacaacaacaacaacaacaacaacaacaacaacaacaacaacaacaacagcaacaacaacaacagcaacaacaataacaacaacaataacaacaacaacaacaacaaaaacgacaacaacaacaaactatCAGAAGGATTGAGTTATCTCAACACTTGGAGTATTCAAATAGAGATTAGCAGACACGTCAATTTAAATTTAAGGTGACAACATTccggaaaaaatttttgaaggaaTTTCTTTATGTGTGTGTCAAATATAAAGTTTACCATGCTTAGTTTGGCTATTAAAATTGGATTTCGTTTGTTTGTCCGTCGCTTAATTTTACTTTGACATTTCGTTTACAAATACCAAGTCAAATAACATTAACTCGCTTGTTCAACCTAACAACACATTAGTTTTAAATGTAGTCGAAAGAATGGTAGAAATCTAAGTATTACCGCATAAATCTTTCACAAGTAGCCAGATGAGAGTGAACAATAACTTTTTTCAACACATCGTCCCAACGATCTCGTCTGTTAATCAACTTTTTATACTTGGGGCATTTTAACATAAGCGATTGTCATCTCATATAATGGCTTGATTGAAATGAAACTTACCCCATGACGTCATAGTACACTCTCCGTTTTATTAACAACACAATAACAATGGCCCTTTATTGGTTCATGATATTATAATTATGTCCCTCCATCGGAGGCTGTATAAAACCTTTCTTAATCACATAGGAATTCGTCCAAGGTTTTTGATATCAGATAACAGCCTCGGCTCCACGCTGTTCAGATAACAGTCTCGGATCCATGTTGTTTAGATAACAGATCGAAAACAATACCCTTTCACCACATTGAATTTATGTTGACAGAATTTTAAAATGATAtcgtttaatttttcaaaacagtTGGATTGAATTAAAAGCaaagaatattaaaacttaTCTGCATGGTAATAAATTTAATAACACGAAGCTTACTCAGGTATCGAAACATTCTCGTGTTATCGAGCGAGACTACAAGAGCTACATTCCTGAGGCTGTTACTACCGtctttcaacctcgttcccaggtctTTTTGTAACATTGGAAGCGAGTTCGACTTATTTTTAATTAACCTTTCCATCAAATACTTTCCTCAAattgtttttgcaaaattacATTAAGTGATTTTTATCAGAAAGAGAAAGTTGAAAATCGTTTGGTTAATCGAGcaaagtaaacatttttaatggatgtatttaaattaaaaattgtttgcatgtttttcttgtatttttgtatgacgTCATATCCAAGACACGAGACGTCAAGCAGACGGTAAGATCTGCTAAATACTATCTTGTTGGAAAATAATTTCCGCAGCGCACGTCATATATTAACCGCGTGTCTCTGTCGTGTCTGTAAAATATATGCATGTAACGGGCTTCTTACCTGAAGAATAAGCCTGGCCACAACAATGGCGACCTTACGCATtcataataatttttcaaaaaaaataacattgcaaAAAGTCGTACTTCGACGTTTTGATTGGAAGAAGATCGCGTTAAGAACATTCTGATTGGAAGTAGATCGCGTTAAGAACATTCTGTATGGAAGTAGATCGCGTTAAGAACATTCTGATTGGCCGCTTAAAATCTGTTATGGAGGTAATCCAACTCTGCGGGAGGCGATtaagtttaattaatttaatttacatCTATAAATAAGTTGTAAATAAGCAAATAAGGTATAGATTGTTGTTAATAATCGTGATGAGTTTGTGAATCGCCATAATAACAGTAAcgaaaacaataacaaacaacaacaaacaaaaaacaatgaaaaataacaacaaacacCGTCGCAGTGTTTTAGACGATTTAATTGGCTATTTTACACGAAATCTACGACATATGTTCTATTTATCAAGAAATGgtgcatttttatttatttaccagtTGTGCAGAGTGCAAAAAGTTTATTGTGCTATGAACAGAGTAACCAGGTGGAGCCAGCTTACAGTAATCTTTTTTTAAGTGTTACCATCACCGCTTAACTGCCATTATTGACATGTTTGTACACATGGACATCCCTGTGGCCAACATCGTTGCTTGGCAACTGGTGTGTTTTCTAACATTGGCGATTAGTGATCACGCTACGCGAGTGCTTTTATTTATGGaggaacacaaaaattttaacccaggctatatatttttatataaaattgaaaaacttttAACGTGAAATGTAATCTGAAATTCTATATTATTTTGCAGAACAAAACATTCTATTTTTAGAcgcaatataattttttttattacatttcTCAGCATTAGCCATTTATATTTAGCCTGAAGCATCATCACACATAATCCGTTTTCTCATACCTTGATAagactatttatttttttcaacacaaTAGGCGagaagttatttctttttttaattttttgttttttgcttctTCAACAAAGATATTCCCCACTTAACGATATGAACACTACAATTCTCGGTGCacgttgtttttactttttaagaaaatttgcaCGCAtttgtatttcatttttgaatttatttttccaAAATCGAAAAAATGATACTGTATCCGAGTTTCAACTAAATCAAAGTTTATGCAATCTTATCACTCTTTGTAAATACATTTCGAGATATAAGCGTTGCATGAGACGACTGCTACTAAAAGTGACTTATGACGCGGTGCTTAAGTGGCAGCGGCACATTAACGAGATATTACGGCACATTAACGAGATATTACGGCACATTAACGAGATGTTACGGCACATTAACGAGATATTACGAGATGTATTAGTAAGTTGCTTTCGCACCATCGTTTCCAGTGTCTGTTGATTGCCTAAGCCTTTTATTATCACGGTAAAATTTACCCTGGGAATAGCGTTAAAATGTTTACCGCACCTCGTCTCTAGGGTTTGTTATATTGATAAGTAATCatcaaaaatctaaaaaatccggggacgaggttgattacTACCAGTAATTATTAGTGTACTTGTTTATTGAtgttttaagaaaaagtgacCTGGTTTGGTAAAGGTTGTTCACTTGTTTTGCATCTGTGTTTTCCAATCTCAATAAAAAATCGCATGTCGGTCATAACATTTACGTGACTTTAACCACCGACTTCGTTCCCAGGGTATCTTTTATCTTTTTCTGACATCTGACGTCTGAACGGCGACATGTTTTCGCAAAGACGAGGTGAGAAAACCTACAATATGCCCGAAAGGTCGCTTTTTACCGCTAtaacatattaaaaatattttctcaccTTAATTCGCTTGCACAGCAAGTTCTCAATTAAATTAACGTCAAATCTTTCAGCACCTTCTGCAGCTAACTACAAGATGGTCGCAGCTCCTAAGTACAAGTTGGTTGCAAGTCAGTCTGCGATAATTGACTTCTTTGGTAAATCGTGCAAATATTATTctattaagaaaatttttagagAAAACAATTAGTGAAACCCATTCTGCATGTTTTGGGCGCACTATCAAAACTATTGATGAATTCCAAAATTATCTTCCTGAAATAAATTATTAGTCAGTAGaaccttttttaataaatattgtctataataaaaatatatgaaataaaaaaataagtaaaaaagtaACATATTAAGATCAGAATATTCAAAACATCATGACAACATTAAAACATCTGATCAATAAAACTTTCCCTTGAAACACACGAAGTGGAAAAGTCCGCTGAAGACAAGGTTATAGAGACGATGTAAAATATCTTATAAAACATTTAagaagtaaacaaaataaacttaTTACAAATTACTTTTGCAAATTAAATAAAACTCCAACTTTCTTCTCATAAACTCAACATTGTTTTTCTAACATGTTGAACTATTTTTTCTACACAGTGGTCTGTCATCAAGATAGCGTTTCTATGACAACACAAATCAAAAATAATGCTTCTGAAAACATAAGTACATTCCTAAGTGCCCAGATATGATCGGACAAACAAGATAGCAGTTGATCCGCGCTCTGACGTTTTAAGGTTACATACACACCACGCGTTGTTTTAAGGTTATATACACACCACGCGTTTTCAAGGTTACATACACACCACGcgttgttttatatttaaatacgttttgtataataaaaaagagaaagcGTTTAAAGAGCAAAGGAGGAGTAAACGAAGGCagtcaataattttttcaccttgcataaaaattgataaatcttttttatgtaaatattttcaTGCAAAGATAACGCTCTCCTCCGCACAGATTATACACAGAAAATTAATTATAAGAGATGACGTCATAACCTTAGataagataaaaataaacatgcttAGATTTTAATCGAGAAAACAGCACAGCACCGAGCGTTAATCTTGCTAAAACACACCTCTAGTCATACATGAACCAATTTCGTCCCCAGGACCTATTGACAGTCATTAAATCAGTTAGTAATAACGTGCCAATTACGCTTACAACTTGTGTCAATAAGCTCAATAATATTGCTCTTGCAGGATGTACTAATGTATTGTATAGCGTATGCTcacatttttaaaagtatttcttTAACCTTTCGCCACAAATAACTGCGTGTCAACATTAcattatacaaataaaaatatttttatcattagCCCTACTTTGTATGCGCCGTCCAATATTGCACATATCATTGATGATGGAGTAATTGTTCTAGAACACTCGGTGAAATCAGATATTAAAtatgtacaaaaaataacattaaagataattttctaataattCTCTACGTATCCCTTTTAAACCGTTTTTTTCTTAACCCACAGCACAAACTTTCCTGCAGCATCCTTGTTTTATGTTATATTACAGTGTTTTTGTTATCCCTTATTATACCCACCACCCCGAAAAACGGTTTCTGAAGCACACACTTGACAACCCTAACCAGCTCAATTTGCAGGGTAAAATCTAAGACGGTGTAAGTGGACAGGCTTGCTTTGTTGTTGACCTAGACAGAAGAATCTTTGTTTTATCAATTTACCGAACAACATTCTTTAGAGATTCTTTgcaataaaaatagtttttttttcaaaactgtacaatagaaaaatttaagaaaagccTGTATAATTCCTTCGTAATCTCACACATTAAAGATGGTATTTTTAGCAAAATATCTCAACTTTTAATAGATTTAATCAGCCTTGTTTGTTGGTCAAGCAATTTAACTTCACGCAGCTACACCAAACAATGCATGAGTGTAATcaacattgtatatataaaagATTAGCAGATATTCTTAAAAACATTAGATCTCCAGcagacattttaaaataaattcgaAAGTACACATATCAACCTCGTACTTAGTCCTTCTTGGGTTTTTATCAGAATATAGACCTTCGGAGTTTTCTGGGAAGTTGAAGtgaagtgaatgaatgaatgaatactTTGTGCTTTAGCACAAAATGTCTTTTCTATTTATACGGCGGCGATTCgtctttagatatttttttggcGCAAGTACTGGGAAGGAGGTTGTGTCTTGTTAAAATGACCGCAAACATTAGCCTCTGTAATAGTATCAACTAAATGAGTCagcttaaaaaatataatcttgTGGTGAGGTTTAAGACACTTTGTGCACGCACATATCATGGATCAGAGAGATGCATAATTGCACACTGCCCACATCATGGAACAGAGGGATGCATGATTCTGTGAAATAtcaccaacctcgatcccagggcctgtagtgttattttttataagggGTTCATccttatatcaaaaaacgctacaggccctgggatcaagGTTGCAATATCACAACAAATGGATTCCCGCCAAAACGTTTTTTG
This DNA window, taken from Hydractinia symbiolongicarpus strain clone_291-10 chromosome 15, HSymV2.1, whole genome shotgun sequence, encodes the following:
- the LOC130628895 gene encoding uncharacterized protein LOC130628895 isoform X1 gives rise to the protein MLKCPKYKKLINRRDRWDDVLKKVIVHSHLATCERFMRGEEMNLEEIIKEYDKLKFESTNDRKNELNKKKSFPHIVSKESFEQMIMSADPDAVNDNRITTILPADSSVTNSPEVSTPKFQQTSVITSSSSVRKKSSEQRRRSIHRQRNIDDSANIELPKNSVITEERFSHMRKDHVTHANRYEAPQYRAYSPVPEKSHIMLKSRSLDVHPGMHKSKSLDIDHDLYQEYAPRASSFPLGFTKALSFNEDQGTHISYLYKDSHGSLQNSSRESFSDSPNSTLNNSPISSSQTSPLRRLQETQGGVIPDGTNMQNKSRIALPPGRYSNNQQMLQYKYSQRKAYSLNTAPYDVVHRDKSLRRIFSEEIVPEYPLSDQERKTKLPTQHMRRAASYDLGTYLRYKKNISGSDVSIGNYQTEAKVKASTKIIFPEHDNVKDYKNIFVKPIEDEAMNAMNIHQMMEKSNLFNAKFDVGNYFPNTTKNFNDEEKLKKKGEQMKTKIKTQQPQQDGFTIGPYHYDPQTDDEVAVYVSGLLTLPGSNERRYPITVGELRRRIAPPEFLNKVDMISYVRLAKTSARELLEKHAIRPKHHSRKSKHSVISKMCEAECTELANGIKALSDAYFPKEWLASKAVAEIKAKSREESREERDVRLQKQKEKIESARTVLSELTSLLEENKSEKEMQNYSLATHSYGMQSLTNNIDLISNLLQSQIDNIDKRVNTSNELKTEEDFGNDAAPMETDQVTSNSPPTQAKT
- the LOC130628895 gene encoding uncharacterized protein LOC130628895 isoform X2; the protein is MNLEEIIKEYDKLKFESTNDRKNELNKKKSFPHIVSKESFEQMIMSADPDAVNDNRITTILPADSSVTNSPEVSTPKFQQTSVITSSSSVRKKSSEQRRRSIHRQRNIDDSANIELPKNSVITEERFSHMRKDHVTHANRYEAPQYRAYSPVPEKSHIMLKSRSLDVHPGMHKSKSLDIDHDLYQEYAPRASSFPLGFTKALSFNEDQGTHISYLYKDSHGSLQNSSRESFSDSPNSTLNNSPISSSQTSPLRRLQETQGGVIPDGTNMQNKSRIALPPGRYSNNQQMLQYKYSQRKAYSLNTAPYDVVHRDKSLRRIFSEEIVPEYPLSDQERKTKLPTQHMRRAASYDLGTYLRYKKNISGSDVSIGNYQTEAKVKASTKIIFPEHDNVKDYKNIFVKPIEDEAMNAMNIHQMMEKSNLFNAKFDVGNYFPNTTKNFNDEEKLKKKGEQMKTKIKTQQPQQDGFTIGPYHYDPQTDDEVAVYVSGLLTLPGSNERRYPITVGELRRRIAPPEFLNKVDMISYVRLAKTSARELLEKHAIRPKHHSRKSKHSVISKMCEAECTELANGIKALSDAYFPKEWLASKAVAEIKAKSREESREERDVRLQKQKEKIESARTVLSELTSLLEENKSEKEMQNYSLATHSYGMQSLTNNIDLISNLLQSQIDNIDKRVNTSNELKTEEDFGNDAAPMETDQVTSNSPPTQAKT